A portion of the Saimiri boliviensis isolate mSaiBol1 chromosome 1, mSaiBol1.pri, whole genome shotgun sequence genome contains these proteins:
- the LOC101040191 gene encoding LOW QUALITY PROTEIN: heterogeneous nuclear ribonucleoprotein A1-like (The sequence of the model RefSeq protein was modified relative to this genomic sequence to represent the inferred CDS: inserted 2 bases in 1 codon) translates to MSKSESPKEPEQLRKLFSGRLSFEXLRSHFEQWETLADCVVMRDPNTKRSRAFGFLTYATVEKVDAAINARPHKVDGRVVEPKRAVSREDSQRPGTHLTVKKIFVGGIKKDTEEHHLRDYFEQYGKMEVIEIMTDRGSGKKGGFALVTFDDHDSVDKIVIQKCRTVNGHNYEVRKALSKQEVASASSSQRGRSDSGNFGGGRGGGFAGNDNFGCGGNFSGCGGFGGSRGGGRYGGSGDGYNGFGNDGGYGGGCPGYSGGSRGYGSGGQGYGNRGSGYGGSGSYDSYNNGKNNGFGGGSGGNFGGSGSYNDFGSYNNQSSNFGPMKGGNFGGRSSGPYGGSGQYFAKPRNQGGCGGSSSSSSYGSGRRF, encoded by the exons ATGTCTAAGTCAGAGTCTCCTAAAGAGCCGGAACAGCTGAGGAAGCTCTTCAGTGGAAGGTTGAGCTTTGA CCTAAGAAGCCATTTTGAGCAATGGGAAACGCTCGCAGACTGTGTGGTAATGAGAGATCCAAACACCAAGCGCTCCAGGGCCTTTGGGTTCCTCACATATGCAACTGTGGAGAAGGTGGATGCAGCCATTAATGCAAGGCCACACAAAGTGGATGGAAGAgttgtggaaccaaagagagctgtctcaagagaagattctcaaagaccaggtACCCACTTAACTGTGAAAAAGATATTCGTTGGTGGCATTAaaaaagacactgaagaacatcacctaagagattattttgaacagtatggaaaaatGGAAGTGATTGAAATCATGACTGACCGAGGCAGTGGCAAGAAAGGGGGCTTTGCCTTGGTAACCTTTGACGACCATGACTCCGTGGATAAGATTGTCATTCAGAAATGCCGTACTGTGAATGGCCACAACTATGAAGTTAGGAAAGCCCTGTCAAAGCAAGAAGTGGCTAGTGCTTCATCCAGCCAAAGAGGTCGAAGTGattctggaaactttggtggtggtcGTGGAGGTGGTTTTGCtgggaatgacaactttggttgtggaggaaacttcagtggttgtggtggctttggtggcagccGTGGTGGTGGTAgatatggtggcagtggggatggctataatggatttggtaatgatggTGGTTATGGAGGAGGCTGCCCTGGTTACTCTGGAGGAAGCAGAGGCTATGGAAGTGGTGGACAGGGTTATGGAAACCGGGGCAGTGGCTATGGTGGGAGTGGTAGCTATGACAGCTATAACAATgg aaaaaacaatggctTTGGCGGTGGTAGTGGAGGCAATTTTGGAGGTAGTGGAAGCTACAATGATTTTGGCAGTTACAacaatcagtcttcaaattttggacccatgaagggaggaaactttggaggcagaagctctggcccctaTGGTGGTAGTGGccaatactttgccaaaccaCGAAACCAAGGTGGCTGTGGTGgttccagtagcagcagtagctatggcagtggcagaagattttaa